Proteins from a single region of Phycisphaeraceae bacterium D3-23:
- a CDS encoding UbiA family prenyltransferase, whose protein sequence is MKFRALLELMRVSNLPTVWSNTWMGWLAGNYAAMLTSGLGEDAPVFFENWYYLSGIGVLAALAMSLIYSGGMVMNDYIDRDVDALERPGRPIPSGRISIPAARALAVFMLLLGLACVVLTDRLSQANGAKLFLSPAVLLALGLVVIVFLYNILHQKSALTVMLMGACRSLLVLTCAALAFVPLPIHESLPKAVLAFWLVVVGVAIPAFAYTGLISAAARREADPRCRRWFDGPKTIMNMIAAMPLLDALWLVLMGLWPASLVCVGCAGLTKLGHRRIAGS, encoded by the coding sequence ATGAAGTTCCGCGCCCTGCTTGAATTGATGCGCGTGTCGAACCTGCCGACGGTGTGGAGCAACACGTGGATGGGCTGGTTGGCGGGCAATTATGCCGCCATGCTCACCTCTGGCCTCGGCGAAGACGCTCCGGTCTTCTTCGAGAATTGGTACTACCTCTCGGGGATTGGCGTCCTCGCCGCGCTCGCCATGAGTCTGATTTATAGCGGCGGGATGGTGATGAACGACTATATCGATCGCGATGTGGATGCGCTTGAGCGCCCCGGCAGGCCCATCCCATCGGGCCGTATCAGCATCCCGGCGGCCAGAGCACTTGCGGTGTTTATGCTGCTGCTGGGCCTTGCATGTGTCGTGCTCACCGATCGACTCAGTCAAGCGAACGGTGCAAAACTATTCCTGAGCCCTGCCGTCCTCCTGGCATTAGGTCTGGTCGTGATAGTGTTTCTTTACAACATCTTGCACCAGAAATCTGCGCTTACTGTCATGCTTATGGGGGCCTGCCGGTCGCTGCTTGTACTGACCTGCGCAGCGTTGGCCTTCGTACCACTGCCCATCCATGAGTCGTTACCGAAGGCCGTCCTGGCGTTCTGGCTCGTTGTGGTCGGCGTAGCGATACCCGCGTTTGCATACACGGGTCTTATCTCGGCCGCGGCCCGCCGGGAAGCCGACCCGAGATGTCGGAGATGGTTCGATGGCCCAAAGACCATCATGAACATGATCGCGGCGATGCCGTTGCTGGATGCGTTGTGGCTGGTGTTGATGGGGCTTTGGCCGGCGTCGCTGGTGTGTGTGGGGTGTGCGGGGCTGACGAAGCTCGGGCATCGGCGGATCGCGGGGTCGTAA
- the eboE gene encoding metabolite traffic protein EboE — MHPTLGPGTILGYCTNVHAGVTLDAVRANLLAHALPVKRRFSPESPMGVGLWFAFDAAAQALAQPGAIADLRKWMFDQGLLPYTLNGFPFSDFHQPRVKTKVYQPTWAVRERYDYTLALATILSELLPDDAAEGSISTLPLGWPVEGGLRHNLETPATLDPDFARQCAAQLTDLTHYLARIELDTGKCIHIDLEPEPGCCIDTAPGMADFFERYLLGTPDDETIRGYLRVCHDVCHSAVMFEPQVEALRAYAQAGLRIGKVQLSSAVRVPFDALVGAERDDALAQLKSLCEDRYQHQTSIRYAYGETAFYADLPDAIAAVESVNDEPRGEWRVHFHVPVYLERFGAIETTRSDVLDCLRQLGRQSAGSRADHVNHYEVETYAWGVLPEALKRDTLAEGIADELAWVRDGAEPA; from the coding sequence ATGCACCCCACGCTCGGCCCCGGCACCATCCTCGGCTACTGCACCAACGTCCATGCCGGCGTCACCCTCGACGCCGTGCGTGCCAACCTCCTTGCGCACGCCCTGCCGGTCAAACGCCGCTTCTCCCCCGAGTCGCCGATGGGCGTCGGGCTTTGGTTCGCCTTCGACGCGGCCGCGCAGGCGCTCGCGCAGCCCGGCGCGATCGCCGACCTGCGCAAGTGGATGTTCGACCAAGGGCTCTTGCCCTACACGCTCAACGGCTTCCCGTTCAGCGACTTCCACCAGCCCCGTGTCAAGACAAAGGTCTACCAACCGACCTGGGCGGTGCGCGAACGCTACGACTACACGCTGGCGCTCGCGACGATCCTGAGCGAGCTCTTGCCCGACGACGCTGCAGAGGGCAGCATCTCGACCCTCCCGCTGGGCTGGCCCGTAGAGGGTGGGCTCCGGCACAACCTGGAGACCCCCGCAACGCTCGACCCCGACTTCGCCAGGCAATGCGCCGCGCAGCTCACCGACCTCACGCACTACCTCGCCCGCATCGAGCTCGACACCGGCAAGTGCATCCACATCGACCTCGAGCCCGAGCCCGGCTGCTGTATCGATACTGCGCCCGGCATGGCGGACTTTTTCGAGCGTTACCTGCTGGGCACGCCGGATGACGAGACGATCCGCGGCTACCTGCGTGTGTGTCATGATGTATGCCACTCGGCCGTGATGTTCGAGCCGCAGGTTGAGGCACTCCGGGCCTACGCCCAGGCCGGGCTCCGCATCGGCAAGGTACAGCTCAGCAGCGCCGTTCGTGTCCCGTTCGATGCACTTGTGGGTGCCGAGCGCGACGATGCTCTCGCGCAGCTCAAGTCGCTGTGCGAAGACCGCTACCAGCACCAGACCTCGATCCGCTACGCGTATGGCGAGACCGCGTTCTACGCCGACCTGCCCGACGCGATCGCGGCGGTCGAATCCGTCAATGACGAGCCGCGCGGCGAGTGGCGTGTGCATTTCCACGTCCCGGTGTACCTCGAACGTTTCGGAGCCATCGAAACGACGCGGAGTGATGTGTTGGATTGCCTGCGCCAACTCGGCCGACAATCCGCCGGCAGTCGCGCCGACCACGTGAACCATTACGAGGTCGAGACGTACGCGTGGGGTGTGCTGCCCGAGGCGTTGAAGCGGGACACGCTGGCCGAGGGGATTGCGGACGAGCTGGCTTGGGTACGTGACGGAGCCGAACCCGCATGA
- the hemB gene encoding porphobilinogen synthase, translating into MPDALDPEPLDLPSRPRRNRRSPAIRGLVRETTLAVSQLIYPMFVHDKADAPIDAMPGQTSWSLDGLVDEVGRAQALGVAAVLLFAKCPAALKTPAGDEAHNPDGLMQRAVRAVKRGHRDMCVMTDVALDPYSSDGHDGLVSDTGEVLNDASIEVLCAQSVSHAEAGADVVAPSDMMDGRVGAIRNALDGAGFTNTGIMSYTAKYASSFYGPFRGALDSAPQQSTAGKVIPGDKSTYQMDPANARARRCASWTWIPRRVPTSCWSSRRGLTSM; encoded by the coding sequence ATGCCTGACGCTCTTGATCCCGAGCCGCTTGACCTGCCCAGCCGTCCGCGCCGCAACCGCCGTTCGCCCGCGATCCGTGGGCTGGTGCGTGAGACGACGCTTGCCGTGTCGCAACTGATCTACCCGATGTTTGTCCACGACAAGGCCGACGCGCCGATCGACGCGATGCCGGGGCAGACGTCCTGGTCGCTCGACGGGCTGGTGGATGAGGTGGGGCGGGCGCAGGCGCTGGGGGTCGCGGCGGTGCTGCTGTTCGCCAAGTGCCCGGCCGCGCTGAAAACCCCGGCCGGCGACGAGGCGCACAACCCCGACGGGCTCATGCAGCGCGCAGTGCGCGCGGTCAAGCGGGGGCACCGCGACATGTGCGTGATGACGGATGTCGCGCTGGACCCGTACAGCAGCGATGGCCACGACGGGCTCGTGTCGGACACCGGCGAGGTGCTCAACGACGCGTCGATTGAAGTGCTGTGCGCGCAATCCGTCTCGCACGCCGAGGCCGGGGCCGACGTGGTGGCGCCCAGCGACATGATGGACGGCAGGGTCGGCGCGATCCGCAACGCGCTCGACGGCGCAGGGTTTACGAACACCGGCATCATGAGCTACACCGCGAAGTACGCCTCATCCTTCTACGGCCCGTTCCGCGGCGCACTGGACTCCGCGCCCCAGCAATCGACGGCCGGCAAAGTCATCCCCGGCGATAAGTCGACGTACCAGATGGACCCGGCCAACGCGCGCGCGAGGCGCTGCGCGAGCTGGACCTGGATACCGAGGAGGGTGCCGACATCGTGCTGGTCAAGCCGGCGGGGCCTTACCTCGATGTGA
- a CDS encoding SPFH domain-containing protein: protein MSDATPPHDHDHDHAAKPHTHAAGEPGLDTAQQSLSDALGVSFTVLKGLLFVLIVVYLLSGIFQVSEGNEAVRLRFGERIGTYKPGWHFGLPFPIEEIVQVPVTEQQLTIDKSFWYDDPEGNGAAAAARRPLNPLTDGFLITGDANVVHMKFNVSFKIADAEGQSGVGDYIENVGDTERAQQIVRMATERGIVIAMASADAKQVINRQAASQVTVALRLANEVLSDLNTGLVIQQIRVDSPSPPVQIQESAYRLVSAAEQDRGTVIQNARQSAAETLNGVAGGAHRDLTAMIRAFETAGGANDAELAPRAPRRDRPLVCRPADVRRARRRTRYRLPRRDDPDRARRGQRGRASGGA, encoded by the coding sequence GTGAGCGACGCGACCCCCCCGCACGACCACGACCACGACCACGCCGCCAAGCCGCATACCCACGCGGCGGGCGAGCCCGGCCTGGACACGGCCCAGCAGTCGCTGTCCGACGCGCTGGGCGTCAGCTTCACCGTGCTCAAAGGCCTGCTCTTTGTCTTGATCGTCGTGTACCTGCTCAGCGGCATCTTCCAGGTCAGCGAAGGCAACGAGGCCGTCCGCCTACGCTTCGGCGAACGCATCGGCACGTACAAGCCGGGCTGGCATTTCGGCCTGCCCTTCCCGATCGAAGAAATCGTGCAGGTGCCCGTCACCGAGCAGCAGCTCACGATCGACAAGTCCTTCTGGTACGACGACCCCGAAGGCAACGGCGCGGCCGCCGCCGCCCGCCGACCGCTCAACCCGCTGACGGACGGCTTCCTCATCACCGGCGACGCCAACGTCGTCCACATGAAATTCAACGTCAGCTTCAAGATCGCGGACGCGGAAGGGCAGTCCGGGGTCGGCGACTACATCGAAAATGTCGGCGACACCGAACGCGCCCAGCAGATCGTCCGCATGGCCACCGAACGCGGCATCGTCATCGCCATGGCCTCCGCCGATGCCAAGCAGGTCATCAACCGCCAGGCCGCCAGTCAGGTCACGGTCGCCCTGCGGCTGGCCAACGAAGTGCTCTCCGACCTGAACACCGGGCTTGTGATCCAGCAGATCCGTGTCGACAGCCCCTCGCCGCCGGTGCAGATCCAGGAGTCCGCCTATCGGCTGGTCTCCGCCGCCGAACAGGACCGTGGCACCGTGATCCAGAACGCGCGTCAGTCTGCCGCCGAGACACTCAACGGCGTCGCCGGCGGCGCGCACCGCGACCTGACGGCGATGATCCGCGCCTTCGAGACCGCGGGCGGCGCGAACGATGCCGAGCTCGCCCCCCGCGCTCCGCGCCGAGATCGACCGCTCGTTTGTCGACCTGCAGATGTTCGGCGCGCCCGTAGACGGACGCGTTATCGACTACCTCGACGCGATGACCCAGACCGCGCCCGACGCGGCCAGCGAGGCCGAGCTTCAGGCGGCGCGTAG
- a CDS encoding SPFH domain-containing protein, translating to MRRFSTAALAIFIALVFLAYMVSYTVAYNETAVKTRFGKAGDNAVIEEPGWHFRAPWPIDRVETYPKQVQVLQDNPEEILLPDGNTVIVNMSVAWRISNPLDFFRSLRTIEGENGANDTLKSLMQNLRSVITQYNFDQLVNPDPSKVQMAQLEADVAAEFQAQIDAIQPSYGITIERVSMGRLLYTESTATKVNERMSATQSALAAVILTEGTAEAGNITSEAEAARGIVIAFAGQVAQQIRTVGEDEVAEYMSRFAQSEEDETIAIFLRQIEAAEMILGNRSTLVIDVTQLNPFNVYFMGPGAGGDVSRLGALGNPEASHLSPLRPDAVEPTTTTTGAGQ from the coding sequence ATGAGACGCTTTTCAACCGCCGCTTTGGCCATCTTCATCGCACTGGTCTTCCTCGCCTACATGGTGAGCTACACCGTGGCCTACAACGAGACCGCCGTCAAGACCCGCTTCGGCAAGGCCGGCGACAACGCGGTTATCGAAGAGCCGGGCTGGCACTTCCGGGCACCCTGGCCCATCGACCGTGTTGAGACCTACCCCAAGCAGGTTCAGGTCCTCCAGGACAACCCCGAGGAAATCCTCCTGCCCGACGGCAACACCGTCATCGTCAACATGTCCGTCGCCTGGCGTATCAGCAACCCGCTGGACTTCTTCAGGAGCCTGCGAACCATCGAAGGCGAGAACGGCGCGAACGACACGCTCAAGTCGCTGATGCAGAACCTGCGCAGCGTCATCACGCAGTACAACTTCGATCAACTGGTCAACCCCGACCCGAGCAAGGTGCAGATGGCACAGCTCGAGGCCGACGTCGCCGCCGAGTTCCAGGCGCAGATCGACGCGATCCAGCCCAGCTACGGCATCACGATCGAGCGTGTCTCGATGGGCCGGCTGCTCTACACCGAGTCCACCGCGACCAAGGTCAACGAGCGCATGTCGGCGACGCAGTCCGCCCTCGCCGCCGTGATCCTCACCGAGGGCACCGCCGAGGCCGGCAACATCACCAGCGAGGCCGAGGCCGCCCGCGGGATCGTCATCGCCTTCGCCGGCCAGGTCGCCCAGCAGATCCGCACCGTCGGCGAAGACGAAGTCGCCGAGTACATGTCCCGCTTCGCGCAGAGCGAAGAGGACGAAACCATCGCGATCTTCCTCCGTCAGATCGAGGCGGCCGAGATGATCCTCGGCAACCGCTCGACACTCGTCATCGACGTCACCCAGCTCAACCCGTTCAACGTCTACTTCATGGGGCCGGGCGCAGGCGGCGATGTCTCCCGGCTGGGCGCACTGGGCAACCCCGAAGCGTCCCACCTCTCGCCACTGCGTCCCGACGCGGTTGAACCCACGACTACCACGACGGGGGCCGGGCAGTGA
- a CDS encoding SPFH domain-containing protein, translating into MNQDQQTYQRATTAALVGFATHVVLTLFIAILGVYADSPAFHAVTWYLLPGLAIWAVLWLLFNQHRHERVESLEAARLADSDAASAAIFDEAGAQLAQSRTRLDNLYKWGLPIVSAATALYLLGLGVFLLYRNMPALQDGGLFENPANPDLNVAFVALLLVTCGLMGFLVSRYVAGMTRVDAWQGLRGGASFLIGNVFLGVLPLLIGTIGLAVGAKSILAVLAVVVPGIMVLLGIEIVLGFVFGLYRPRKADEFVRPAFDSRVLGWLTRPESMGKIFSETLNYQFGFEISRSWFMQLLGKSLVPLCIVCVMIVVGMSSLVIVEPHQQAVVTTNGAFTKIAEPGLNFKLPWPIGRATKYDVNRVHTIRLGSRAHVEEAIDGPILWTNAHVGEGASEQLLVTAPTPNAEDAGRTDSALGEMLGADIDIRFRITDLRQYLGISNPEASAQSPEELLRAIAEQQVTLFFATHDTQTLLTTGRMTSGETIQRRIQEQLDTYQVGLEVVFVSVSGVHPPQDVADQYHQRVNALQEKQTTIQQARQEAAVMLATVAGSREAALEIADQIRQLQALENEAVALRNADNPDADRLAELETLIPEKQASVELLLLESGGNSGQLIMQARADRWSLSLDAQARALRRQSEIRAFHNAPRYYPMRRYLDMLAATITDRPKIFILPAEGAEPNIVLDMPQPAISGPGGR; encoded by the coding sequence ATGAACCAGGACCAGCAGACGTATCAACGCGCAACCACCGCCGCCCTCGTGGGCTTTGCGACCCATGTGGTCTTGACGCTGTTCATCGCGATCCTCGGCGTGTACGCGGATTCGCCCGCGTTCCATGCCGTGACGTGGTACCTCCTGCCCGGGCTCGCCATCTGGGCGGTGCTCTGGCTTCTGTTTAATCAGCACCGACACGAGCGCGTCGAGTCGCTCGAAGCCGCCCGGCTTGCGGACTCCGACGCCGCCTCGGCCGCGATCTTCGACGAGGCCGGCGCACAGCTCGCGCAGTCCCGCACCCGGCTGGACAACCTCTACAAGTGGGGGCTCCCGATTGTCAGCGCGGCCACCGCGCTGTACCTGCTCGGGCTGGGCGTGTTCCTGCTCTACCGCAACATGCCCGCGCTCCAGGACGGCGGGCTGTTTGAGAACCCGGCCAACCCCGACCTCAACGTCGCGTTCGTCGCCCTGCTGCTCGTCACCTGCGGGCTGATGGGCTTCCTCGTCTCGCGCTATGTCGCGGGCATGACTCGGGTCGATGCCTGGCAGGGCCTGCGCGGCGGGGCGAGCTTCCTCATCGGCAACGTGTTCCTCGGCGTCCTTCCCCTACTCATCGGCACGATCGGGCTCGCCGTCGGGGCCAAATCGATCCTCGCGGTGCTGGCCGTCGTCGTGCCAGGCATTATGGTGCTGCTGGGGATTGAGATCGTGCTCGGGTTCGTGTTCGGGCTCTACCGCCCACGCAAGGCGGACGAGTTTGTGCGACCCGCGTTTGACAGCCGGGTGCTGGGCTGGCTGACCCGGCCCGAGTCGATGGGCAAGATCTTCTCGGAGACGCTCAACTACCAGTTCGGCTTCGAGATCTCGCGCAGCTGGTTTATGCAGCTGTTGGGCAAGTCGCTGGTGCCGCTGTGCATCGTGTGTGTGATGATCGTGGTCGGTATGTCGAGTCTGGTCATCGTCGAGCCCCACCAGCAGGCGGTGGTCACGACCAACGGCGCGTTTACGAAGATCGCAGAGCCCGGGCTGAACTTCAAGCTCCCCTGGCCGATCGGCCGGGCAACGAAGTACGACGTCAACCGCGTCCACACGATCCGCCTGGGCTCGCGGGCCCACGTGGAGGAAGCGATTGACGGCCCCATCCTCTGGACCAACGCCCACGTCGGTGAAGGCGCGAGCGAGCAGCTCCTCGTGACCGCGCCGACGCCCAACGCCGAGGACGCAGGGCGCACCGACAGCGCGCTGGGCGAGATGCTCGGGGCCGACATCGACATCCGCTTCCGCATCACCGATCTCCGGCAGTACTTGGGCATCTCGAACCCCGAGGCCAGCGCCCAGTCGCCCGAGGAACTGCTCCGTGCGATCGCCGAGCAGCAGGTGACGCTCTTCTTCGCGACGCACGACACGCAGACCCTGCTCACCACCGGCCGGATGACCTCGGGCGAGACGATCCAGCGGCGCATCCAAGAACAGCTCGACACGTACCAGGTCGGGCTCGAGGTCGTGTTCGTCTCGGTCTCGGGCGTCCACCCACCCCAGGACGTGGCCGACCAGTACCACCAGCGCGTCAACGCGTTGCAGGAAAAGCAGACGACGATCCAGCAGGCCCGGCAGGAGGCCGCGGTGATGCTCGCCACCGTCGCGGGGTCGCGCGAGGCGGCGCTCGAGATCGCCGACCAGATCCGCCAACTCCAGGCACTGGAAAACGAAGCGGTCGCCTTGCGTAACGCAGACAACCCCGACGCCGATCGGCTGGCCGAGCTCGAAACGCTGATCCCCGAGAAGCAGGCCTCGGTCGAGTTGTTGCTGCTCGAATCGGGCGGCAACTCCGGGCAGCTCATCATGCAGGCCCGGGCCGACCGCTGGTCGCTCTCGCTCGACGCCCAGGCCCGGGCGCTGCGTCGCCAGTCCGAGATCCGCGCGTTCCACAACGCGCCGCGCTACTACCCGATGCGTCGCTACCTCGACATGCTCGCCGCGACCATCACCGACCGGCCCAAGATCTTTATCCTCCCCGCCGAAGGCGCGGAGCCCAACATCGTCCTCGACATGCCCCAGCCCGCGATCAGCGGGCCCGGCGGCCGCTGA
- a CDS encoding GNAT family N-acetyltransferase: MNPPRIQPIAAQQTHALRHRVLRPHQSRTDMAYPGDDDPATIHLGAIDEEYSVVGIVSLYTAPLPANAGLPAGPGDWRLRGMAVDPASRGKGYGKLLVANGLAAAKAAGATRVWCNARTSAAGFYQRQGFTTAGQPFDLPGIGEHYVMWIAV; this comes from the coding sequence ATGAACCCACCCCGCATCCAACCCATCGCCGCCCAGCAGACCCACGCACTCCGCCACCGCGTGCTCCGACCCCACCAGTCCCGCACCGACATGGCCTACCCCGGCGACGACGACCCGGCCACGATTCACCTCGGGGCGATCGACGAAGAATACTCGGTCGTCGGCATCGTCTCGCTCTACACTGCACCCCTCCCCGCAAACGCCGGCCTCCCCGCTGGGCCCGGCGACTGGCGGCTGCGCGGCATGGCGGTTGACCCCGCGTCCCGGGGCAAGGGCTACGGCAAGCTGCTCGTCGCCAATGGCCTCGCCGCCGCCAAAGCCGCCGGCGCGACCCGCGTCTGGTGCAACGCCCGCACCTCCGCCGCAGGGTTCTATCAACGCCAGGGCTTCACCACCGCCGGCCAACCCTTCGACCTCCCCGGCATCGGCGAACACTACGTCATGTGGATCGCGGTATGA
- a CDS encoding enoyl-ACP reductase, producing MGLLTGKKGIVFGVANERSYAYFIAKSLVEQGAEVGFTFLPMGKMEHRVGKAVQKLGIESPWLVACDANDDASLDSVFAQWEKDHGTLDFVVHSIAFADKDYLKPDTFHTTPREVYRNAVDTSAYTLLAMAQRALPIMQKTDGNKTQPGGSICNLSYYGGEKVTPGYNVMGIAKACLEHTTRYLAYELGQPDRNVRVNCISAGPFKTLAGAGVGGMDKMIAYQEYAASMKRCNTGEEVGDTAAYLLSDLSSGVTGETIHVDCGFSIVGVPPHKED from the coding sequence ATGGGCCTATTGACCGGCAAAAAAGGCATCGTCTTCGGTGTCGCCAACGAACGCAGCTACGCCTACTTCATCGCCAAGTCCCTCGTCGAACAAGGCGCTGAAGTCGGCTTCACCTTCCTCCCGATGGGCAAGATGGAGCACCGCGTCGGCAAAGCCGTCCAAAAGCTCGGCATCGAGTCGCCCTGGCTCGTCGCGTGCGACGCCAACGACGACGCCTCGCTCGACAGCGTCTTCGCCCAGTGGGAGAAGGACCACGGCACGCTCGACTTCGTCGTCCATTCGATCGCCTTCGCCGACAAGGACTACCTCAAGCCCGACACGTTCCACACGACCCCGCGTGAGGTGTACCGCAATGCCGTCGACACCAGCGCCTACACCCTCCTCGCGATGGCGCAGCGCGCGCTGCCCATCATGCAGAAGACAGATGGCAACAAGACCCAGCCCGGCGGGTCGATCTGCAACCTCTCCTACTACGGCGGCGAAAAAGTCACGCCCGGCTACAACGTCATGGGCATCGCCAAGGCCTGCCTCGAACACACCACACGCTACCTCGCCTACGAGCTGGGCCAGCCCGACCGCAACGTCCGCGTCAACTGCATCTCCGCCGGCCCGTTCAAGACCCTCGCCGGCGCGGGCGTTGGCGGGATGGACAAGATGATCGCCTACCAGGAGTACGCCGCGTCCATGAAACGCTGCAACACCGGCGAAGAGGTCGGCGACACCGCCGCCTACCTCCTCAGCGACCTCAGCTCCGGCGTCACCGGCGAAACCATCCACGTCGACTGCGGCTTCAGCATTGTCGGCGTCCCGCCCCACAAAGAAGACTGA
- a CDS encoding sulfotransferase translates to MSRKQRRAQAKARGQRKVDRSSAGHGRADASRLAAARSMMQAGQFVQGYAIYRSLIFARPGGASLVPELVQVLFQRGALAEAEAFVGRASECFPTDAAVWLQLGHARQKVGRADGAIEAYQRSLALAPDSAHAWAAIAQVHERLHRQDAALDAIDKAIALLPESYLLVHCRGVILRRLARTEEAMRIQESVLRDAPARDAAMRYLVWREFSLLHRADGDAAASRRALATAKDEQAPLRASYLNAFAGYQREVARRFAGFDVEVARSWHQARLGGGDDPALRQAFIVGHPRSGTTLTEQVLAAHPDVLTLDEREALPHIEASAFGSTPTARQLDRLSPQQRRQFVCMYREESERYLGEPIGDKLLVDKRPDSLLMWPTILRTMPASKLLVVIRDPRDVCASCYRQGFELGVISAQFHSIASTCRYYAWFMAHWLELKQRLPESTWHEVRYESLVSDFEAAALEITSFLGLEWDPAVLTYQDASAQRLISTPSYTAVASLPTRDAIGGWREFADAFEPAMPTLAPFLDALGYRD, encoded by the coding sequence ATGTCACGCAAGCAGCGGCGAGCCCAGGCCAAGGCCCGGGGGCAACGCAAAGTCGATCGGTCATCGGCCGGTCATGGCCGGGCGGATGCCTCACGCCTCGCTGCCGCCCGCAGCATGATGCAGGCTGGCCAGTTCGTGCAAGGCTATGCGATCTATCGGTCGCTGATCTTTGCCCGCCCGGGCGGGGCGTCCCTGGTGCCCGAACTTGTGCAGGTGTTGTTCCAGCGCGGCGCGTTGGCGGAGGCCGAGGCGTTTGTGGGCAGGGCAAGTGAATGTTTCCCGACGGACGCTGCGGTGTGGCTGCAGCTAGGGCATGCGCGGCAGAAGGTCGGCCGAGCGGATGGAGCGATCGAAGCCTACCAGCGGTCGCTCGCATTGGCACCCGACTCCGCGCACGCCTGGGCGGCGATCGCACAGGTGCACGAGCGATTGCATCGGCAGGACGCGGCGCTCGACGCGATCGACAAGGCGATCGCCCTGCTTCCCGAGTCGTATCTGTTAGTGCATTGTCGCGGCGTGATTCTTCGGCGCCTGGCTCGTACGGAAGAGGCGATGCGCATTCAGGAAAGTGTGCTGAGGGATGCACCGGCACGAGACGCCGCGATGCGTTACCTCGTGTGGCGCGAGTTCTCGCTGCTACATCGCGCTGACGGCGATGCAGCAGCATCACGCCGGGCGCTTGCAACCGCTAAGGATGAACAGGCCCCGCTTCGTGCGTCGTACCTCAACGCGTTTGCGGGTTATCAGCGCGAAGTCGCTCGGCGATTTGCAGGGTTCGATGTGGAGGTTGCGCGGTCTTGGCATCAAGCCAGGTTGGGGGGCGGCGACGATCCCGCTCTGCGGCAGGCATTCATCGTCGGCCATCCGCGTTCGGGCACGACACTCACCGAGCAGGTGCTTGCGGCGCACCCCGACGTGCTGACGCTCGACGAACGAGAGGCGCTCCCGCACATCGAGGCCAGTGCGTTCGGCAGCACGCCGACGGCCCGTCAACTCGACCGCCTTTCGCCCCAGCAACGCAGGCAGTTTGTGTGTATGTACCGCGAGGAGTCCGAGCGGTATCTCGGCGAGCCGATCGGCGACAAGCTGTTAGTCGATAAACGCCCCGACTCGTTGCTGATGTGGCCGACCATCCTGCGGACGATGCCCGCGAGTAAGTTGCTGGTCGTGATCCGCGACCCACGCGATGTCTGCGCGAGCTGCTACCGCCAGGGGTTTGAGCTTGGGGTGATCAGCGCCCAGTTCCATTCCATCGCATCGACCTGCCGGTACTACGCTTGGTTCATGGCGCACTGGCTTGAACTGAAACAACGCCTGCCCGAGTCGACCTGGCATGAGGTACGGTATGAATCGCTGGTCAGTGACTTTGAGGCCGCCGCCCTGGAGATCACTTCGTTCCTTGGCCTGGAATGGGACCCCGCGGTGCTCACCTACCAAGACGCCTCGGCTCAACGGCTGATCTCCACCCCGAGCTACACCGCGGTCGCAAGCCTTCCCACGCGCGACGCGATCGGCGGCTGGCGCGAGTTTGCGGATGCGTTCGAGCCGGCCATGCCGACGCTCGCGCCGTTTCTCGATGCGCTGGGCTATCGCGATTGA
- a CDS encoding sigma-70 family RNA polymerase sigma factor, which translates to MSSPNENQIDKRIEQISRMWTRSQPAVAAYLASLVYDHHDAEDLLQRTAVAAVRKFEDFDEARSFTTWVVGIAHIEVMRYRREKSRDTRLIFSESAVEALAEVHKQLGDDTGSEMRAALAQCMGRLRGRSKQVVELFYRDGKKLDTVAAQLSIARGTVGSILHRTRKLLRECVDYELGRKEAGR; encoded by the coding sequence GTGTCTAGCCCAAACGAAAATCAGATCGACAAGCGGATCGAGCAGATATCGAGGATGTGGACCCGGTCCCAGCCTGCGGTCGCCGCGTATCTGGCTTCGCTGGTGTATGACCACCACGACGCCGAGGACCTGCTCCAGCGGACGGCAGTCGCGGCGGTGCGTAAGTTCGAGGATTTTGATGAAGCCCGGTCCTTTACGACCTGGGTGGTAGGGATCGCACACATCGAAGTCATGCGGTATCGGCGAGAAAAAAGCCGTGACACACGCTTGATATTTTCGGAGAGCGCGGTCGAAGCGCTGGCAGAAGTCCACAAGCAGCTCGGTGATGACACGGGTTCGGAGATGCGGGCCGCGCTGGCGCAGTGCATGGGCCGGCTGCGTGGGCGAAGTAAACAGGTCGTCGAACTGTTCTACCGCGACGGCAAAAAGCTGGACACAGTCGCCGCGCAACTCTCCATCGCCCGTGGCACGGTCGGCTCGATCCTCCACCGTACGCGCAAGCTGCTCCGGGAGTGCGTCGACTATGAGCTTGGCCGAAAGGAGGCCGGGCGATGA